One window of the Trifolium pratense cultivar HEN17-A07 linkage group LG2, ARS_RC_1.1, whole genome shotgun sequence genome contains the following:
- the LOC123909775 gene encoding protein CHROMATIN REMODELING 25 isoform X2: MGKEEVVVLSSCSSDSGDDDDDDGYEVEERKSQNVKALISGNLILKRQSLLPRVLSTNGAASVCRKPFKPPSDASSYNSQQDLARRLSARKREGVQFMFDCVAGLCDTPDIYGCILADDMGLGKTLQSITLLYTLLSQGFQGNPMVRKAIIVTPTSLVSNWEAEINKWLGQRVRLIALCETTRQDVISGINSFTSPQSKLQVLIVSYETFRMHSSKFSSSDSCDLLICDEAHRLKNDQTITNKALAALPCKRRVLLSGTPLQNDLEEFFAMVNFTNPGILGGIAHFRRYFEAPIICGREPAATAEEKKLGAERTAELSAKVNQFILRRTNALLSNHLPPKIIEVVCCKLTPLQSDLYKHFIQSKNVKRAITEELKQSKILAYITALKKLCNHPKLIYDTIRSGSPGTSGFEDCIRFFPPNMLSGRSGSWTGGHGGWVELSGKMQVLARLLAQLRQRTNDRIVLVSNYTQTLDLFAQLCREQRYPHLRLDGATSISKRQKLVNCLNDPSKDEFVFLLSSKAGGCGLNLIGANRLVLFDPDWNPANDKQAAARVWRDGQKKRVYIYRFLSAGTIEEKVYQRQMSKEGLQKVIQREQSDSAVAQGNLLSTEDLRNLFTFEENVKSEIHEKMRCGRCQPYDGPQDTDVLSTMINGECDDDDTSDIGGFAEIAGCLGNLKRSEKQVGNPLEEDLSSWGHHFFPTSVPDAILQAAAGDEVTFVFTNQVDGKLVPVDSIISPKPQKKELHQPRRNVERKSTPFALHNKLVPLRSASSIAKVSCSSPIAWKKEATNCVRIAKNISTSVALNTKHSLVNEVSRQKRACPVDTNDGHSPVNEVSQKKPCHVDNNDDDFE; encoded by the exons ATGGGAAAAGAGGAAGTGGTGGTGCTGTCGTCGTGCTCTTCTGATTCTggcgatgatgatgatgatgatggttaTGAAGTTGAAGAACGGAAATCTCAGAATGTTAAAGCCCTCATAAGTGGTAACCTGATATTGAAGAGACAATCGTTGCTTCCGCGAGTATTGTCGACAAATGGAGCGGCTTCTGTTTGCAGAAAACCTTTCAAACCTCCATCTGATGCTTCTTCTTATAACAGTCAGCAAGACCTTGCTCGTAGACTCTCTGCTCGCAAAAG AGAAGGGGTTCAATTTATGTTTGACTGTGTCGCCGGACTATGTGACACACCCGACATCTATGGATGCATTTTGGCAGATGATATGGG TTTGGGTAAGACACTGCAGTCCATCACATTACTGTATACTCTTCTTTCTCAAGGCTTCCAGGGGAACCCTATGGTTCGAAAGGCCATCATTGTCACTCCTACCAGCCTCGTCAGCAATTGGGAAGCTGAAATCAACAAGTGGCTTGGACAGAGAGTTCGTCTTATTGCTCTTTGTGAAACCACTAGACAAGATGTTATCTCTGGGATTAACAGTTTTACAAGTCCCCAAAGCAAATTACAG GTGCTCATTGTTTCATATGAGACATTCCGAATGCATTCATCAAAGTTTAGCTCTAGCGACTCGTGTGATCTCCTCATATGTGATGAGGCTCACAGACTGAAAAATGATCAGACAATAACAAACAAG GCATTGGCTGCTCTCCCGTGCAAACGTAGAGTTTTGTTGTCAGGAACTCCTCTGCAG AATGACTTAGAAGAATTTTTTGCAATGGTTAACTTTACTAATCCTGGAATATTGGGTGGCATTGCACATTTTCGACGTTACTTTGAG GCGCCAATAATTTGCGGAAGAGAACCCGCTGCTACTGCAGAAGAGAAGAAACTCGGTGCTGAACGCACTGCAGAATTAAGTGCCAAAGTTAATCAG TTCATATTAAGACGGACTAATGCTTTGTTATCAAATCACTTACCACCGAAG ATAATCGAAGTTGTTTGCTGCAAGTTGACTCCGCTACAATCAGATCTATATAAACATTTTATACAGTCCAAAAAT GTTAAACGGGCGATTACTGAAGAACTGAAGCAATCAAAGATTTTGGCCTACATAACAGCTCTAAAAAAGTTATGCAATCATCCAAAG CTCATCTATGATACAATACGAAGTGGGAGTCCAGGAACTTCAGGTTTTGAGGACTGCATCCGATTCTTCCCTCCAAATATGTTATCCGGAAG GTCTGGTTCATGGACTGGAGGGCATGGAGGCTGGGTTGAGCTTTCCGGGAAAATGCAAGTCTTGGCAAGATTACTTGCTCAATTACGTCAAAGAACAAATGACCGCATTGTCCTTGTCTCAAACTATACTCAG ACTCTTGATCTTTTTGCTCAATTGTGTCGGGAACAAAGGTACCCTCACTTGAGGCTTGATGGCGCTACATCAATCAGTAAACGGCAAAAGTTGGTCAACTGCTTGAATGACCCATCTAAG GAtgaatttgtttttctcttaAGCAGCAAGGCTGGTGGTTGTGGACTCAATTTGATTGGGGCAAATCGACTCGTCTTGTTTGATCCTGATTGGAATCCAGCAAATGATAAACAA GCTGCAGCAAGAGTGTGGAGGGATGGCCAGAAGAAAAGAGTTTATATTTATAGATTTTTGAGTGCCGGAACAATAGAAGAAAAG GTCTACCAGCGTCAGATGTCAAAAGAAGGGCTGCAAAAGGTCATTCAGAGGGAGCAAAGTGATAGCGCCGTGGCACAG GGTAACCTTCTTTCAACAGAGGATCTTCGCAATTTGTTTACTTTTGAAGAGAATGTAAA GTCAGAGATTCATGAAAAGATGCGATGCGGTCGGTGCCAACCATATGATGGGCCTCAAGACACTGATGTCTTATCTACAATGATTAATGGTGAATGCGATGATGATGACACCTCTGATATAGGTGGATTTGCTGAAATTGCAGGCTGCTTAGGGAATTTGAAAAGATCAGAAAAGCAG GTAGGGAATCCATTGGAAGAAGATTTAAGTAGTTGGGGCCATCATTTTTTCCCAACCTCTGTACCAGATGCTATCCTTCAGGCTGCAGCTGGCGATGAG GTGACTTTTGTCTTTACAAACCAAGTTGATGGAAAGCTGGTACCGGTTGACTCCATAATCAGTCCCAAGCCACAGAAAAAGGAATTACACCAGCCAAGGAGGAACGTCGAGCGCAAATCCACCCCTTTTGCTTTACATAATAAGTTAGTACCACTACGTTCTGCATCCAGTATTGCCAAGGTGTCATGCTCATCTCCAATTGCTTGGAAGAAGGAAGCAACAAATTGTGTAAGAATTGCCAAAAATATCTCCACGAGTGTAGCATTAAACACCAAACACTCTCTTGTAAACGAAGTATCAAGACAGAAAAGAGCATGCCCTGTTGATACCAATGATGGGCACTCTCCTGTAAATGAAGTATCACAGAAAAAACCATGTCATGTTGATAACAATGATGATGACTTTGAGTAA
- the LOC123909775 gene encoding protein CHROMATIN REMODELING 25 isoform X1: MGKEEVVVLSSCSSDSGDDDDDDGYEVEERKSQNVKALISGNLILKRQSLLPRVLSTNGAASVCRKPFKPPSDASSYNSQQDLARRLSARKRFVPWGSTTPITPPIPITPLEDDKEEDKDEVPLPPGIDPLILWQPPPPDEEPSNSNFTTISVDPLLVRFLRPHQREGVQFMFDCVAGLCDTPDIYGCILADDMGLGKTLQSITLLYTLLSQGFQGNPMVRKAIIVTPTSLVSNWEAEINKWLGQRVRLIALCETTRQDVISGINSFTSPQSKLQVLIVSYETFRMHSSKFSSSDSCDLLICDEAHRLKNDQTITNKALAALPCKRRVLLSGTPLQNDLEEFFAMVNFTNPGILGGIAHFRRYFEAPIICGREPAATAEEKKLGAERTAELSAKVNQFILRRTNALLSNHLPPKIIEVVCCKLTPLQSDLYKHFIQSKNVKRAITEELKQSKILAYITALKKLCNHPKLIYDTIRSGSPGTSGFEDCIRFFPPNMLSGRSGSWTGGHGGWVELSGKMQVLARLLAQLRQRTNDRIVLVSNYTQTLDLFAQLCREQRYPHLRLDGATSISKRQKLVNCLNDPSKDEFVFLLSSKAGGCGLNLIGANRLVLFDPDWNPANDKQAAARVWRDGQKKRVYIYRFLSAGTIEEKVYQRQMSKEGLQKVIQREQSDSAVAQGNLLSTEDLRNLFTFEENVKSEIHEKMRCGRCQPYDGPQDTDVLSTMINGECDDDDTSDIGGFAEIAGCLGNLKRSEKQVGNPLEEDLSSWGHHFFPTSVPDAILQAAAGDEVTFVFTNQVDGKLVPVDSIISPKPQKKELHQPRRNVERKSTPFALHNKLVPLRSASSIAKVSCSSPIAWKKEATNCVRIAKNISTSVALNTKHSLVNEVSRQKRACPVDTNDGHSPVNEVSQKKPCHVDNNDDDFE, translated from the exons ATGGGAAAAGAGGAAGTGGTGGTGCTGTCGTCGTGCTCTTCTGATTCTggcgatgatgatgatgatgatggttaTGAAGTTGAAGAACGGAAATCTCAGAATGTTAAAGCCCTCATAAGTGGTAACCTGATATTGAAGAGACAATCGTTGCTTCCGCGAGTATTGTCGACAAATGGAGCGGCTTCTGTTTGCAGAAAACCTTTCAAACCTCCATCTGATGCTTCTTCTTATAACAGTCAGCAAGACCTTGCTCGTAGACTCTCTGCTCGCAAAAGGTTTGTCCCATGGGGATCTACTACTCCTATTACTCCTCCTATTCCTATTACACCTTTGGAGGATGATAAGGAGGAGGATAAGGACGAGGTTCCTTTGCCCCCTGGTATTGATCCTCTAATACTCTGGCAACCTCCTCCTCCGGATGAGGAACCTTCTAATTCTAATTTCACTACAATATCAGTTGATCCCTTGCTTGTTCGTTTCCTTCGTCCACATCAGAG AGAAGGGGTTCAATTTATGTTTGACTGTGTCGCCGGACTATGTGACACACCCGACATCTATGGATGCATTTTGGCAGATGATATGGG TTTGGGTAAGACACTGCAGTCCATCACATTACTGTATACTCTTCTTTCTCAAGGCTTCCAGGGGAACCCTATGGTTCGAAAGGCCATCATTGTCACTCCTACCAGCCTCGTCAGCAATTGGGAAGCTGAAATCAACAAGTGGCTTGGACAGAGAGTTCGTCTTATTGCTCTTTGTGAAACCACTAGACAAGATGTTATCTCTGGGATTAACAGTTTTACAAGTCCCCAAAGCAAATTACAG GTGCTCATTGTTTCATATGAGACATTCCGAATGCATTCATCAAAGTTTAGCTCTAGCGACTCGTGTGATCTCCTCATATGTGATGAGGCTCACAGACTGAAAAATGATCAGACAATAACAAACAAG GCATTGGCTGCTCTCCCGTGCAAACGTAGAGTTTTGTTGTCAGGAACTCCTCTGCAG AATGACTTAGAAGAATTTTTTGCAATGGTTAACTTTACTAATCCTGGAATATTGGGTGGCATTGCACATTTTCGACGTTACTTTGAG GCGCCAATAATTTGCGGAAGAGAACCCGCTGCTACTGCAGAAGAGAAGAAACTCGGTGCTGAACGCACTGCAGAATTAAGTGCCAAAGTTAATCAG TTCATATTAAGACGGACTAATGCTTTGTTATCAAATCACTTACCACCGAAG ATAATCGAAGTTGTTTGCTGCAAGTTGACTCCGCTACAATCAGATCTATATAAACATTTTATACAGTCCAAAAAT GTTAAACGGGCGATTACTGAAGAACTGAAGCAATCAAAGATTTTGGCCTACATAACAGCTCTAAAAAAGTTATGCAATCATCCAAAG CTCATCTATGATACAATACGAAGTGGGAGTCCAGGAACTTCAGGTTTTGAGGACTGCATCCGATTCTTCCCTCCAAATATGTTATCCGGAAG GTCTGGTTCATGGACTGGAGGGCATGGAGGCTGGGTTGAGCTTTCCGGGAAAATGCAAGTCTTGGCAAGATTACTTGCTCAATTACGTCAAAGAACAAATGACCGCATTGTCCTTGTCTCAAACTATACTCAG ACTCTTGATCTTTTTGCTCAATTGTGTCGGGAACAAAGGTACCCTCACTTGAGGCTTGATGGCGCTACATCAATCAGTAAACGGCAAAAGTTGGTCAACTGCTTGAATGACCCATCTAAG GAtgaatttgtttttctcttaAGCAGCAAGGCTGGTGGTTGTGGACTCAATTTGATTGGGGCAAATCGACTCGTCTTGTTTGATCCTGATTGGAATCCAGCAAATGATAAACAA GCTGCAGCAAGAGTGTGGAGGGATGGCCAGAAGAAAAGAGTTTATATTTATAGATTTTTGAGTGCCGGAACAATAGAAGAAAAG GTCTACCAGCGTCAGATGTCAAAAGAAGGGCTGCAAAAGGTCATTCAGAGGGAGCAAAGTGATAGCGCCGTGGCACAG GGTAACCTTCTTTCAACAGAGGATCTTCGCAATTTGTTTACTTTTGAAGAGAATGTAAA GTCAGAGATTCATGAAAAGATGCGATGCGGTCGGTGCCAACCATATGATGGGCCTCAAGACACTGATGTCTTATCTACAATGATTAATGGTGAATGCGATGATGATGACACCTCTGATATAGGTGGATTTGCTGAAATTGCAGGCTGCTTAGGGAATTTGAAAAGATCAGAAAAGCAG GTAGGGAATCCATTGGAAGAAGATTTAAGTAGTTGGGGCCATCATTTTTTCCCAACCTCTGTACCAGATGCTATCCTTCAGGCTGCAGCTGGCGATGAG GTGACTTTTGTCTTTACAAACCAAGTTGATGGAAAGCTGGTACCGGTTGACTCCATAATCAGTCCCAAGCCACAGAAAAAGGAATTACACCAGCCAAGGAGGAACGTCGAGCGCAAATCCACCCCTTTTGCTTTACATAATAAGTTAGTACCACTACGTTCTGCATCCAGTATTGCCAAGGTGTCATGCTCATCTCCAATTGCTTGGAAGAAGGAAGCAACAAATTGTGTAAGAATTGCCAAAAATATCTCCACGAGTGTAGCATTAAACACCAAACACTCTCTTGTAAACGAAGTATCAAGACAGAAAAGAGCATGCCCTGTTGATACCAATGATGGGCACTCTCCTGTAAATGAAGTATCACAGAAAAAACCATGTCATGTTGATAACAATGATGATGACTTTGAGTAA